The stretch of DNA AAATAAAGCCTGCCCCTCTCCCCATATTCTGCAGAAATGGTTGCTTCTTAAAATATATGTAAGTTTCcatatattatatcatacatatttatttgtacttTGTAATAGATTTTAAGTACATGTATTTGTCAACTATTTCAATACATATGTATAGAATACAGCTGTCATTGGTTAACAAAATTATGGAATAGTTATAGTTTACAATTGAAATTTCTTGACTAATTGCAGGCATGCTGTTTTTTACACTAAATGAAGACCATGTTAAGTTACCTAAAACAAGTATAATTAAATTTTAACAATCGTGTGTATATAGCAACAAGAGGCACTTGGGTTTTTCATTTTCGTAAAAAAGCTATTTCATATCCATCAATAATTATTACTATATAATTCGTAAAGTATTACAAAAATAGATAACGTGATATGTATTTAATAATGGAAGCCATGTGCATGAAGAATCATGAAAGCTTTACATATTTACACTATGAATGAGCACAAATATGATGTGctgcatattttttattttcatagttacaATAATGGAATGAACAACTATAGTTTTCAAGATTCACAATGTGCTAGGATGTTTTGTCACGAAGCATAACTATTTGATGATTTCTTATTGTGTCTATAAGTTGTAACTCTGGCAAGGACAATATTATACAATTTTCATCTGAATTGTTAGCTGTAACATATGCACTAACAAGCCCGGAATATTCCTTAAACTGGAGTGAAGAATCTCTCCCTTTCACTTCACGAGCTCCACAGTCTTCATAATACTCATCTCTTAGACTACGCAAAGCTAATACTTCATCTGCCATTCTTTTAATACCAAATTCCAAAACTGCCCTATGATGTCGAGCTAAAAAATGGTCATATAGCAAAGCATCGGCACTATTTAGTTCTCTTAGTGTTTGTACTGTTTTGGGATCTAAAGTTGGTTTGACCTCTTGTCGTCTTGCATTTTTTGTAAACACTACCACATCATTCAAACTCCAACACAACAAATGTCTTAGAAGAATCAGCGATTCATCCATAAGTTCTGTGATCATTACCAAGTCAAAAAGATTATCCAGTTCATCAATTGCTCCTAGTAACTCTGTTACAGATATGTTATCTTCATGTCCAAAGTCAAAGAGCATCTGGTTCTTCCCAAATTTCCCTCCATACCTTGGAAGTGCCATCAACttctggaaataaaagaaaaatttttatagattaacacacatgtcatttatatatatcttcagcaATATTAAGTGAGAAACTAGACATTCTTAATGACACAGTTTTACAAATTATAATAGTTAGCAGTGCAACAATATGAATGCATCAGATGAGAAGCCCTCGATGCATATTATTGTGGACTGTATATCCAACATTATtagcatataattttttataattattttggcAATCATCTCTCTATACAGATTCTCATTAAATGAATTCCCTTAACGATTTGTAACCTCTGCAGATTAGGGAGTAAGCCATTGCAAATGGATAGATGAAAGTAAAATATTATTAGTTTAATTCTCTTAGTTATGAAATGTATCATTTTATTACACTTCAAAAACTATATCCATTTATGTTTACTGAATTGCCTGATAAAGTTTTGTATGAATCTTTTCAGAGTCTAAAGATAGAGAGTCTGACATGCAAGGTTTAAGATTCTCTTAGGAAACATCATAAGCCAGTGCGATGTGCTTTAGTGGACACAATTTGACAAAAGTTGAAATAGTAAAAAGAAGGTAAGAACGATAATGCTACTGCACTTTAGTTTatgaaattaatagtaattttagaATGATCATACTCTCATTACCACTTAAACTTTGTTAATAGATAGATAATCCTTTCTAAAACTGTACTGTAGCATTGCCCCTTATGGTAACCTGTAATTATACCTTTAAAAGATTTTTAACTTAAACTCTCAGCAATTAGACATTGTCAGTATAACAACCTCAAATTAAACACATCAAAAGCAATCATAAATTGATATAGGGGGCAGGGAATTTAACCATTATAAATTatagttgttccaacacgaagtacttacctcgaactactttcttaggagtatctgggatctcctcccatccgaccagagttttgtgtagtttaccctaaacccattttctatgaggggtaacctcaggcgaagtgatacgcgccctgaggctaaccccgggtcagagagcatgcctgctcaggtctcgacttccagtaagttctctggtcgtgtcgcgatatcatctcgccgctctccttaatcccagtgtgactttgtgtgtccccgaccctttgtgtcccacacggtacccacgtggtcccattgtgctttctctttgtgctttccctgtgcgcGCTTGTCCCGtagtgcttctccttcatcatggagcatcctcgccgttgaCGTGGGCCTacggccggcaaatcgtgtggagcgttcctctcgaaaCCCGAAGTTGACCCACACTCTTTGtgttcctcgtgcaggggcagcgtgtgttccccttccgccacgtgtccggagtgcgagtcgtggaatgaggtgcagtgggtgcggtatgGCACCAAAAAGAAGGCGACGAAGAAGGCGCCTAAGAAGCccagcgtcccttcctcccttgcttcgccggcGCCTCGTcggtccaagcttctcttccaacctcccctacccagagtaggggacgaggtaagtccgttgcagggaagaggcccgcggcccttccccaagagtctgatcttcaagACAGTGGTGTTGTGGCGTCATTCCAGGTGAGTGAGGGGCGGGAGTGTTTTCGGGAGACGGTGGCCTGGTGCCTGTAGGTCACATCTCctcagatgaccccatgtgggggaaaaatgttacTAATTCCTCTCCAGCCTCTTGGCCGTGTTTTTCAGGCGGTTCAGCAGCCGAGGGTGACGTCGAGAAGGAGCattccccgccgtcggaccccgCTGCGTGGGTTCCCcttaagacgcccttcaggtctccgatgaggatggaggaagacttcGGGACCTGGTCTCCCACGGGAGAGCCTCCTCGCTTCCACCCAGCGCCGTCTGCCGTTTTCCCGGAGGTGTTTTTGCAGGCGTCGTCTTCCACGGAGCATCGCAGGAATCCTCTTACACCAGCGAGGGAGCCGAGGTCTTCGAAGAGGGCCTATAAGTCGTCGGTCTCTGCAGAGGAGGAGctttcctgctcttcggaggacgaggcgctgaggaagctcaggagacgaagggaTTAGTCACGTAAGAAGTTGTCGCGCtctcgctccccctcgaggtcgcgccaCTTGAGTCGGCGCCCAGGAtcccccaagagcagtgagtgAGCGGGCGATGGTTCACCGtgacaggctgctggagctagctgcggcaccgggcccttcaagttggcgtccgaggacgagctccccggatagatactcctccggcagcagtGGCACCagacggagggactcatcatggcaggttccagtcgacaggcgtaagaccgcgaaggttccggctccatccgcccagcggagagagtcgcccgttcggtctggcagccgagtcctgacctccaaaggccacctcgCTCGTCACGAGCGGAGCCCTcggctttcctcgacgggcaggcccgcagatacgagaacctccggaaaagatgttggacccaggacggaggcccccgtcccgacggcgatgcccgtccgTCGACGTGAACCCCCGCGAGAGCGTTGGTCCAGGACTCCCCCATGTGCGAGGTCCTCCGTCGGGGTACCCCCGTCACATGTGTCAGCGCGCCCGTCGGAGGATCTCGATGACCATGGAGAGGTGTCGGCAGCGGAGGTATTGctatcggagggtgataggcctcatcagaaggCACCACAAGCTGGACGTGCcggaaccctcctccgaagatgcATGGCGTTCCAGCCTCAACAGGATAGTGGACGCCCCGGTGCAGCAGCTCCTCGCCTTGGCTCTTCCTTCAGCGACGGACGTTAAGTTGGGGAAGAGTCCACGtggacaggatcgtggccaaccacgccgaggcgcccaagagccagagcgcTTCCAAGCTGCTctagggcctgaagtcccagagcaagttctacctcccagagggacagcgagcGGGTGTCGGTGAGCACCGTGTAGGGACAGGGAGCCTCGGAAGAGAGGGCGTCCACAGCTTTaatctgcttctctccttcggaggcggtcatgatggaggagatcTCGAAGGACCTAGTCAACGTCTCCTCCTGGTGGGATTGATGGATGTGCAGTCATCCTACGACCTGACTGTACCGGAAACCCAGGCCTTACTCTAGGAATTTATCAGtttgggaggtaaggccctgaaattCCTATCCTACCAGTCGCTAGCCCtgtccgccaactgggtcctacgtaGGAGGGACACCGTCTTAAGCAAGCTGACTAGGAGGATGccggacagagaggccagatctctgaggaacctgaccctgtgggacgacgCGAACTTTCCCCCGAAGGCAGAGGAGGAATCGATGGAGAGAGTTCAGAGGCTGAAGGAACCGTTCGAGACCAGGCCCCACCCGGTTAGAAGGTCCTCCGTAGATGTGCCTCACTCTCTTCGGCCCGCTCCTAACCAGCCTATGCGAGATAACTAGACGACAACACggtcccagtcgtctcagccctccTGTAGGGGATCAGCCTCGACCCAAGCCGCCTATAGGCCGTCGTTCGCGGCGTCCAGAAGAGGGTGCTCAGGTCGCTCCtcaaggagaagatagggagggaggccccctactcctgccgaagcctcaggtggagggatgcctcaaacgttcttggcaagcatgggaagaacacggagcagacccgtggactgTGACAGTACTGagggaagggtacaggttgcccttcctagtagaccctccacctctgatgccagaccagcaggcggagtggctagcccccaaggatcccttgaaaccGTGAGCTttgcagggagaggtctcagcgatgttggcaaaaagggcaatggaacctgtccaggacccaggtccggggttctacagcaggctgttcctggtggagaaagcgacaggaggatggagactggtcatagacctctcagccctcaacaagtttgtctgcaagaccgacttcaaattggacactccgaaatcagtcttggcgtccttgagagaatgggacttcatgatgtcagtagatctcaaggatgcatgcttccaaatcccggttcatccctccagcaggaagtacctacgggtaaaatgggagaaccaaacgttgcagttcaagaccctctgcttcgggctgtccactgccTCCCaagtcttcacaacggtctcagtctgggcacacgaacagggcattcgcaTGATTCGTTACCTGGAaggactggttgttactttcagcctcagaggaagtactgaaggagcaaggcgcaaTGTGGCTGCGGTTCTGCAACcttctggggatcaccatcaacctaaattagttccaactgataccctccaccaggacgacctacctcggaatggttctggattcccggttagtgaaagccttcccctccgcggacaggctggacaacttagaccaggtcctccgccccttcctgacggaccaacccaggagagcgaaggactggcagagactgataggccaccttgtgtcatttgaaaaactggtcccccagggcaggctatgctcagggaggtccaatggaacctAAAGGAAAGCTGGAACCAAACAgattccccccacagagtggtcccggtgttcccgaacacgaaacgggtcctggaatggtggagctgcaggacgaacaccctcaaagggatgcaCTTTGCAGCCAACCCTCCGGAGATGCCTCTGTTCACAGACGCATCGGAgggggggtggggtgcccatctcatagggaaatcagcaagagggaactggacagccctagagaagacCCAGCACTGAGGGCAGTACAAAGAGCGTGCCAGGAGGTACACCTACTCCGGgaaaacaccgtggcgttgatatgcgacaacgccacagtagtagcttacataaagaaacagggaggcttaaggtcgaaggagctgtgcgtcctcacgttacAACTTCTAGAAAGGGCCAAAGTGGAGCAGATAAGAATCTCAacgaggttcattccagggaaaaggaatgtcctcgccgacggcctaagcaggatggggcaagtggtagggtccgaatgATCTTtgcacccggaagtagccaggtccgtcattcagaaatggggttctccggtgatggacctcttcgcaacaaggctgaacacgcagctccccgtgttctgttctcctgttccagacccaaaagcggcgttcgaggacgccttccaacatccttgggacaatctcgacatgtacgcttttccccccttcgggatgcttaggcaggtcctcaacagagtaagaaggaggacaacctgtggatgactttggtagcatcctggtggccggagagagaaagGTTTGTGGACCTAAGGGAGTTAGCACAACAGCTGGCCTGGCCCGGCCcgttccggacaggccagaccttctcctgcaaccacacttccaaagattccacgagaatcctcggtccctccgccttcacgcgtagaggttatcgagcgcctcctgaggagggaaggctattcgtcgagtacagcaacgaggatgtcgggctacctgagacggtcatcgACAGCTGTATACCCGGGGCCACTTTTACCAAATGGTGCGCCGCTGAGGACATCAGGCCActgaaggcctccatcccgcaagtagcggacttcctagtttacctcagggacgtggtcaacatgtccatcccagccatcaagggagtccgcgctgctctgggccaagtttttctcctgaaaggcatagacctgggtaactcaatgctcattaagagctttgagcaatcatgccccccccccgcaagctgtgaaggtgccacaatgcGACGTGGcaaaggtcctgaaaatgttatccgaacCTCTGCtcgaacccctgaaagatatcgtgGACAAGGATTTCACTTTCAAGACActtttcttgctggcgttagcgtctgctaaacgggtaggcgagattcatggtctgtcccacgaagtggctcactcgaaaggttgTCGAGAAGttacgttcaagttcgtcccttccttcgtagctaagacccagaaccctgccatGTGGGACCCCagatttgaaggtttctcaattctggCAATCCTCCGGTCGGATGACGTGAAGGATTTGCGCCTGTGCCCCGTCAGGGCAGTGAGGAAACACTTGGAAAGGACAGCAAAACTCCGGCCcgggatcaaaagtctttttgtttccacaggcctcgggaagaagccagtctcgaagaataccatctccttctggttgcggcaggtcatcatcagggcctacagtaaggcaggaaACCCAAGCcgcatgacattaggggcctgagtactacattggccttcgagaagaatatggcagtgggccagatcctaaaggcaggcacctgggccaaccaatctaccttcacggctcactatttgaaggactattcaagaagatccctggacgggttctcgataggtaccgtcgtttccgcgctcctaacggtttaaaggcatagcctcagtgataaccgtGGATAACAAGCACAAGAgagacaggttcgttccttaaacccccttgtaccttctttccctttttccgcttcaagtgggctctgagagggccctgagccagagacgaGTACCTCAACAAGAGGAAGACATTCTTAAGTGtctaagatgggtttttgtgtagtttcctctcgatcaattttctatggggtcaacacgacctagcctcctttctaggtctctggattTTCCAAAAGCACGGTCTCAAGAACTTGTAGGACCAcacccacctcctaaagtataagtctcctaagaaagtagttcgaggtaagcacttcgtgttggaacaaatcacaaattttaggtaatttgtattttatctCTAGTTACTTTCGGGTacccaccctgccttccccgagtgtcccctggtGTCCTTAGAGACCTTAGctgtcaagaacttactggaggtcgagacctgagcaggcatgctctctaacccgggttagcctcagggcgcgtattactccgcctgaggttacccctcatagaaaatgggtttagggtaaaccacacaaaactctggtcggatgggaggagatcccagatactcctaagtaagtagttcgaggtaagtactgttagataaaatacaaattacctaaaatttgtgatttcaagTACTAACAATGATAAAGATGACAATAACAGGTGAATTCTTGTATAGCATAAATCCTTTTATGCCATTGCTTCAAGTGTTTATTCTCTCATCCTGCAGAGCCTTTTTTTATTCCCCATGGTTGGGTCCTTTGGAGAAATTTGGAAGGAAGGAGGTGCTTGAGGCTTGCGTCGGGAAGCACACCATAAGCAGTTGTGGCCTTTTTTTGAGCATTGCTACAGAGAAGCTTCTAGAGGTGTTGACTGATGCTAGGACATTTTAGAATTCCATTAATGCACCTCTAGTCTACTCATCCACCTGCAGAGGTAGTGCAAGTGACAACCATTGGTGGGTCCTTGCCTGCTGTTGGGGAGAGAACTACTTAAGGATCTAAGAAGACTGCCCTGAAGATGGTCAAATGGTGTAGAGCTTTGGATCACCCCTTTACAATTGACCATCTCTTCCTTTACGCTCCCAGTTTCCATGTATTTGGACACCTTGTGGACTAGGTATGTGCTAATTCCTATGGTGATGACAAAGTTTGAGTCGTAGAGCACCTGGCACCTACTTAGTTCCAACTCTCCAAGTCCCTCCCCGAGACATTCCAACAGATCCATATGATTCAAAATAGAGGGAAGTGATAATTTGAGGCAAATAGTACAATCACAGTGATGCTGCACGACAGTTGGTAAACATACTTGCCATCCAGTGAAAGGCATCCATGCATAGCTTTGTGGCCACAATCCCACTCGCTTTTTGGATGCAAAAGCGCTGATTGCTTTGTCAGCAAATGTCCAATCTTCAAGCTGTTACCCCTTCGTCCTTAAGGTATCACACCCTGGTCACGTGCTTGGTCCGGTATGCAAGTTCTGAGGAGGAAGAGGATTTTCCTGAAATTCACATAAAGATCTCCccacttgtggggggggggggatgagcacCAGCATACTGTCGACTCAACGGCACCTAATTCCTACTCAGCATAAGATGAGGGTCCTGAGACCAAGTCCTTGAACTCTTGCGACTTTAGTGACCTTGGGGGAAACGGCCAAGGTGGTCAAAGCCTGCACTCTGCAAGGTTGAAGATTGATTGCAGTGTCATTTTTGGATAGAAAATTTCCCAGATCTCTCTGGTTGTCAAAATTCACTATGCCCCAAGAGATCGAGCAATAACCTACCTCCTGCACCAACAACGGCAACTACACTAGAATATTATCTACATAGTGACCATGTTGAGGGCAGTAACCACAGTGGAGAGAGACACTATCACAAGTGTGCTTTAAGAGCTGATCCATGGCCAGAGTTCAAGCAACCTCCTTGATAGAAGACTGTTTATGTTCACTCCTCTTTATCTTTGGATGTTGAATCCTGGGTTGTGGCAAAGAGCAAGTATACCAATTTTATTTTGTCATGACGGCAAGGTTGTGACCAATTCAGAGGAACGGTCAGCAAACCAAAGGACCATCTGGATCAAGAATAGAAAGAATGCTGTCACTACCCAAGTTGCTAGGAAGGTGGGGCATGAGGAATGATAGCGTTGGGAGATTGCAGCCTTCTACCTGCAGAAGAAATTGAATGTTACGATTGAGAAGTTATGACTCCTGTATGCATCAGTCTGTTACCTTTAAGGCCCTGGCCGTTCCAAGGTATTAATGACAAGAACATCATTCCCTGTCGCACCTTTTAAGTTGACAACCTCTATGGCTAGGTT from Palaemon carinicauda isolate YSFRI2023 chromosome 44, ASM3689809v2, whole genome shotgun sequence encodes:
- the LOC137634433 gene encoding galactosylceramide sulfotransferase-like isoform X3 → MLKKLIENQDFCKFLLITYDILSPHAVEGDQCLPHHHIFFLKTHKCASSTVQNIFLRYGYNNNLTFALPGGGNYLGNPGMFKASMIPRKLMPLEGKVDIFAVHTRLNVLQHNLVLHNDTRWITIVRDPATLYESLFNFFHMKNAYGLELSEYVTEPMSKLMALPRYGGKFGKNQMLFDFGHEDNISVTELLGAIDELDNLFDLVMITELMDESLILLRHLLCWSLNDVVVFTKNARRQEVKPTLDPKTVQTLRELNSADALLYDHFLARHHRAVLEFGIKRMADEVLALRSLRDEYYEDCGAREVKGRDSSLQFKEYSGLVSAYVTANNSDENCIILSLPELQLIDTIRNHQIVMLRDKTS
- the LOC137634433 gene encoding galactosylceramide sulfotransferase-like isoform X2, coding for MHRTMFTRHLKTVVVGLVLVTLLTLLLFTTTPAPTTFLLSAANSIRYDILSPHAVEGDQCLPHHHIFFLKTHKCASSTVQNIFLRYGYNNNLTFALPGGGNYLGNPGMFKASMIPRKLMPLEGKVDIFAVHTRLNVLQHNLVLHNDTRWITIVRDPATLYESLFNFFHMKNAYGLELSEYVTEPMSKLMALPRYGGKFGKNQMLFDFGHEDNISVTELLGAIDELDNLFDLVMITELMDESLILLRHLLCWSLNDVVVFTKNARRQEVKPTLDPKTVQTLRELNSADALLYDHFLARHHRAVLEFGIKRMADEVLALRSLRDEYYEDCGAREVKGRDSSLQFKEYSGLVSAYVTANNSDENCIILSLPELQLIDTIRNHQIVMLRDKTS
- the LOC137634433 gene encoding galactosylceramide sulfotransferase-like isoform X1; translation: MAYIPNCCLTMFTRHLKTVVVGLVLVTLLTLLLFTTTPAPTTFLLSAANSIRYDILSPHAVEGDQCLPHHHIFFLKTHKCASSTVQNIFLRYGYNNNLTFALPGGGNYLGNPGMFKASMIPRKLMPLEGKVDIFAVHTRLNVLQHNLVLHNDTRWITIVRDPATLYESLFNFFHMKNAYGLELSEYVTEPMSKLMALPRYGGKFGKNQMLFDFGHEDNISVTELLGAIDELDNLFDLVMITELMDESLILLRHLLCWSLNDVVVFTKNARRQEVKPTLDPKTVQTLRELNSADALLYDHFLARHHRAVLEFGIKRMADEVLALRSLRDEYYEDCGAREVKGRDSSLQFKEYSGLVSAYVTANNSDENCIILSLPELQLIDTIRNHQIVMLRDKTS